Below is a genomic region from Halostella litorea.
CATGCCTCGGCGGTCTCGGGCGCGCGACATAGGCCTTGTCGTCGCCGCGAACGGCACCGCGGACGGGCCGTCAGTCGGCGGCCGCGGGCGCGTCGGCGCGGACCTCCTCGACGAAGTCAAGGTAGTTGTCGAACAGCGCCTTCGCCTCGCAGGCGGCCGCATAGTTCTCCGCGTTGATCCCCTCCAGCACCGACTGGATCCGCGGCTCCGGCAGGTCTTTCCCCTTCGTCACCGACTCGGCGGTCTCGGTGTCGTACTCGGGGTGGAACTGCACGCCGAAGGCGCGGTCCTTGCGGAAGCCGTGGACCGAGTAGTCGTTCTCGGCGATGCGCTCCGCCCCGGGCGGGAGTTCGACGACGGCGTCGGAGTGGGTCGTGAAGGCGGTGAACTCCTCGTCGATCCCCTCGAACAGCCGCGAGTCGCCGGAGTGGCGGACCTCGCGGTAACCGATCTCGTACTCGCCCATCGGCTCGACGCGCCCGCCGAGCACGTCCGCCAGGAGCTGGTGTCCCCAACAGACGCCGAGGAACGGGAGGCCGCGGTCGATGGCGGTCTCGACCCACTCCTTCGTGGGGTCGATCCACTCCTCGTCCCAGTAGACCGACGCGCGCGACCCGGTGACCAGACAGCCGTCGAAGTCGAACGTCTCCGGGAGCTCCTGGCCGACGACGTCGAACTCCGTGACGTCGGCGTCGAGCTCCCGCCGGAAGTTTCGACGGTTGTGCTCGGGGTCGTGCGCGGCGTTCAACACGGCGATGCGCGGTCGACTCATCAGTTCCGTACAGTAGGGAGAGGGACAAGTGCGTTACGCACCGCCGGGAAATCTGCCGGCGTCCGGGACGGGCTGGGTCCGCGCAGGCACGAACGGCGATGCCGGTCGGCCCCGCCCGGCCTACTCCAGGTCCACGTCCGACTGCGACTCCAGGAACCCCTGCACCCGGTCGTTGACCGGCCGCGAGCGCTCGGCGAAGAAGAGGTGCCGCCCCGCGAACGACGCGAACTCGCCCCGCGGGAGGTCCGCGGCCAGCCGCTCCGCCGAGGCGACGGGCACCACGGGATCGTCCTCCCCGGCGAGCACGAGCGCCGGGAGGGTGACCTCGTACAGTGGCTCGGGGTCGTACGCCTCGGCCGCGGCGGCCTGCGCGCGGCTCGCGTCCGGGCCGGCGTCGCCCGCGGCGCGCCACTCGACGACGCCGTCGACCACCTCCGGCTGCCGGTCGACGAAGTCGGGCGAGAACGCCGCGTCCAGCGTCCCGCGGAGCGCGGCGGGGTCCGACGGGTCGGCAAGGAGGCGGTCGGCCGGCTCCCGAAGGTCGCCGCCGCTGGCGGGGGTGGCGAGCAGCGTCAGCGTCTCGGCCCGGGAGTGGCGGTGGGCGTACGCCAGCGCGACCAGCCCGCCGAGC
It encodes:
- a CDS encoding type 1 glutamine amidotransferase, with product MSRPRIAVLNAAHDPEHNRRNFRRELDADVTEFDVVGQELPETFDFDGCLVTGSRASVYWDEEWIDPTKEWVETAIDRGLPFLGVCWGHQLLADVLGGRVEPMGEYEIGYREVRHSGDSRLFEGIDEEFTAFTTHSDAVVELPPGAERIAENDYSVHGFRKDRAFGVQFHPEYDTETAESVTKGKDLPEPRIQSVLEGINAENYAAACEAKALFDNYLDFVEEVRADAPAAAD
- a CDS encoding alpha/beta fold hydrolase, encoding MPTANNDGATLYYEADGEGETVAFVGDAGYGAWQWGWTAPAVAGPFETLVYDHRGTGRSDAPAGPYDVETLAADLDAVLAAAGARSAHLVGAGLGGLVALAYAHRHSRAETLTLLATPASGGDLREPADRLLADPSDPAALRGTLDAAFSPDFVDRQPEVVDGVVEWRAAGDAGPDASRAQAAAAEAYDPEPLYEVTLPALVLAGEDDPVVPVASAERLAADLPRGEFASFAGRHLFFAERSRPVNDRVQGFLESQSDVDLE